In Arthrobacter sp. QXT-31, one genomic interval encodes:
- a CDS encoding helix-turn-helix transcriptional regulator yields MSLSDLPWPLLQSVAALADAPLAQIAERLRDAALPHLGCSALVIFTEDCTGRPQKKAGQEDIISKVSIAELDELRAGLSDETPWFGEAVLAGRPRPALAMKHGPSQAILVLTDPRPEDPLDNPGLELLTYLWGITARRIQEKVADASPSYLAESRAASAERVRVTAELTDLHSTTLETLLAALRSSSLADGAARATVTDLTAKALVGLRTLSDRTTDLVEEPVAKAFERLREDLRPLTSFSGTEVQFIEPPLNGRALPGEVAHAARAVVRGLVLAMMEQPEVSRIRTHWDCDGENLLINVRDDGGGALTTQDSSISRLDRRVQALNGHLRMDVMPGWGADIFVSLPLDLPARPAGDAAGWNLAARELEVLQHLAAGHRNRTIASTMGISENTVKFHVRNLFRKLDVGSRTEAIALAHSHGFR; encoded by the coding sequence ATGTCCCTTTCAGACCTGCCGTGGCCTCTTCTGCAATCCGTGGCAGCATTGGCTGATGCCCCCCTCGCCCAGATCGCGGAACGCCTGCGCGACGCGGCGCTGCCGCATCTGGGATGCAGCGCGCTGGTCATCTTCACCGAAGACTGCACGGGCCGCCCGCAGAAGAAGGCAGGCCAGGAAGACATCATCTCCAAGGTGTCCATCGCGGAGCTCGACGAGCTTCGCGCCGGCCTTTCGGATGAGACGCCGTGGTTCGGCGAAGCCGTGCTCGCTGGCCGGCCCCGGCCCGCACTGGCCATGAAACACGGCCCCAGCCAGGCCATCCTGGTCCTCACCGATCCCCGCCCGGAAGATCCACTGGACAACCCCGGGCTGGAACTGCTGACGTACCTGTGGGGCATTACGGCCCGCCGGATCCAGGAAAAGGTGGCCGATGCGTCGCCGTCGTACCTGGCGGAATCGCGGGCGGCCTCGGCTGAACGCGTGCGCGTGACGGCAGAACTGACTGACCTGCACTCCACCACGTTGGAGACCCTGCTGGCGGCCCTGCGCTCGTCCTCCCTGGCGGACGGCGCCGCCCGCGCGACGGTCACCGACCTCACGGCCAAGGCGCTGGTGGGGCTCCGCACCCTCAGCGACCGCACCACGGACCTTGTGGAAGAGCCCGTGGCTAAAGCCTTTGAACGGCTGCGGGAGGACCTGCGGCCGCTCACCAGCTTCAGCGGAACTGAGGTCCAGTTCATCGAACCGCCGCTGAACGGACGGGCCCTTCCCGGCGAAGTTGCCCACGCGGCGCGCGCTGTGGTCCGCGGGTTGGTGCTGGCCATGATGGAACAGCCCGAGGTCAGCAGGATCCGGACGCATTGGGACTGCGACGGCGAGAACCTGCTGATCAACGTGCGTGACGACGGCGGCGGCGCCCTCACCACCCAGGACTCGAGCATCAGCCGCCTCGACCGCCGGGTCCAGGCGCTCAACGGACACCTGCGGATGGACGTCATGCCGGGCTGGGGTGCCGACATCTTCGTTTCGCTCCCGCTGGACCTGCCAGCCCGCCCGGCCGGGGATGCCGCGGGATGGAACCTCGCTGCCCGGGAACTTGAAGTGCTGCAACATCTCGCCGCCGGGCACCGCAACCGCACCATCGCGTCCACCATGGGCATCAGCGAGAACACGGTCAAGTTCCACGTTCGGAACCTCTTCAGAAAGCTCGACGTCGGTTCACGCACCGAGGCGATTGCGCTGGCGCACAGCCACGGATTCCGGTGA
- a CDS encoding DUF5134 domain-containing protein has translation MFHIPALTWTLTAVLLIAGSYHLAQAVRARHLTDRVNNTLHALMNTLMTAMLWNLGPSTLLAQIAILAGAALWFTLQAVARPEFKLLCAGNQGRLKCAYHSLTMAAAATMITLMTTHTPTAAATATGTGTTTTAAGTPTAHHGSAYTADTTTTAALGNTPAIALTLVFAAAATTFLILILRHRTTTTTHHGRKHPTRTEHALEALGATTMALMFATMTT, from the coding sequence GTGTTCCATATCCCCGCACTCACCTGGACCCTCACAGCCGTCCTGCTCATCGCCGGAAGCTACCACCTCGCCCAGGCAGTCCGCGCCCGCCACCTCACCGACCGGGTCAACAACACCCTCCACGCCCTCATGAACACCCTCATGACCGCCATGCTCTGGAACCTCGGCCCCTCCACCCTGCTCGCCCAAATCGCCATCCTCGCTGGCGCCGCGCTCTGGTTCACCCTCCAGGCCGTCGCCCGCCCCGAATTCAAACTCCTCTGCGCCGGCAACCAAGGCAGACTCAAATGCGCCTACCACAGCCTCACCATGGCCGCCGCCGCCACCATGATCACCCTCATGACCACCCACACCCCCACGGCAGCCGCAACCGCAACCGGGACCGGGACCACGACCACCGCGGCGGGCACCCCCACCGCCCACCACGGCAGCGCCTACACAGCCGACACCACAACCACCGCAGCCCTGGGCAACACCCCCGCCATCGCCCTCACCCTCGTCTTCGCCGCCGCCGCAACCACCTTCCTCATCCTCATCCTCCGCCACCGCACCACCACAACCACCCACCACGGCCGCAAACACCCCACCCGCACCGAACACGCCCTCGAAGCCCTCGGCGCCACCACCATGGCCCTCATGTTCGCCACCATGACCACCTAA
- a CDS encoding copper amine oxidase: MISFIATVANYEYAFYWHLFLDGSIEFLVKATGILSTAGQQPGEKSPYGQSLNNDGLYAPIHQHMFNVRMDFEVDGPNNAVYEVDMAYPEHNPTHTAFMAVDRLLETEKAAIRKTDEAKHRFWKIVNHDSKNIVNEPVAYRLIPTNGIQLAAGDESYVSQRAQFARNNLWVTAYDRTERFAAGEYPNQATGAEDGLHIWTQKDRNIVDQDLVVWYTFGMHHVVRLEDWPVMPRQNIGFMLEPHGFFNQNPTLNLPTETRTTNGGHCSTGNNH, from the coding sequence GTGATCTCCTTCATCGCCACGGTCGCGAACTACGAATACGCCTTCTACTGGCACCTGTTCCTGGACGGGTCCATCGAGTTCCTGGTCAAGGCCACCGGCATCCTCTCCACCGCCGGCCAGCAGCCCGGGGAGAAGAGCCCGTACGGCCAGTCCCTGAACAACGACGGCCTCTACGCCCCGATCCACCAGCACATGTTCAACGTCCGCATGGACTTCGAAGTCGACGGGCCCAACAACGCCGTCTACGAAGTGGACATGGCCTACCCCGAACACAACCCCACCCACACCGCGTTCATGGCCGTGGACCGGCTCCTGGAAACCGAGAAGGCCGCGATCCGCAAAACCGACGAGGCCAAGCACCGGTTCTGGAAGATCGTCAACCACGACTCCAAGAACATCGTCAACGAACCCGTCGCCTACCGCCTGATCCCCACCAACGGGATCCAGCTCGCCGCCGGAGACGAGTCCTACGTCTCCCAACGCGCCCAGTTCGCCCGGAACAACCTCTGGGTCACCGCCTACGACCGGACCGAACGCTTCGCCGCCGGCGAGTACCCCAACCAGGCCACCGGCGCCGAGGACGGCCTGCACATCTGGACCCAGAAAGACCGCAACATCGTCGATCAGGACCTCGTGGTCTGGTACACCTTCGGCATGCACCACGTCGTCCGCCTCGAAGACTGGCCCGTCATGCCCCGCCAGAACATCGGCTTCATGCTCGAACCCCACGGCTTCTTCAACCAAAACCCCACCCTCAACCTCCCCACCGAAACCCGCACCACCAACGGCGGCCACTGCTCCACCGGCAACAACCACTAA
- a CDS encoding copper amine oxidase — MRWADWSFRVGFTPREGLVLHQLKFRDQDVDRPVINRASLSEMVVPYGDTAPVQAKKNAFDSGEYNIGNMANSLTLGCDCLGEIKYFDGHSVDSLGNPWTIENAICMHEEDDSILWKHFDFREGPPRPAATASS, encoded by the coding sequence GTGCGCTGGGCCGACTGGTCCTTCCGGGTCGGTTTCACCCCCCGTGAAGGCCTGGTGCTGCACCAGCTGAAATTCCGTGACCAGGACGTGGACCGCCCGGTCATCAACCGCGCCTCCCTCTCGGAAATGGTGGTCCCGTACGGTGACACCGCCCCGGTGCAGGCGAAGAAGAACGCGTTCGATTCCGGTGAGTACAACATCGGCAACATGGCCAACTCCCTGACCCTGGGCTGTGACTGCCTGGGCGAGATCAAGTACTTCGACGGTCACTCCGTCGATTCCCTGGGCAACCCGTGGACGATCGAGAACGCGATCTGCATGCACGAAGAAGACGACTCGATCCTGTGGAAGCACTTCGACTTCCGTGAAGGACCGCCGAGACCCGCCGCAACCGCAAGCTCGTGA
- a CDS encoding cation:proton antiporter, whose translation MDTLALSLIELGAVVFCLGLLAKLAGQIGVSPIPLYLLGGLAFGTGGIIELEGMKEFAHLAGEIGVILLLLMLGLEYTASELFTGLRRSWQGGILDLVLNFLPGAGLALFLGWGAVGAMVMGGVTYISSSGIAAKVISDLGWLGNRETRVVISILVFEDLTMAVYLPVLTTVISGVSFLAGLTTLGIALAVVSVVLVVALRHGHHVSKAVHSENSEVFLLKVLGAALLVAGMASAMQVSAAVGAFLLGIAISGGTSHNAKLVLTPLRDLFAAIFFVAFGLNTDPASIPPVLGWALVLALITAASKMATGVWAAKQAGIARPGRLRAGTALIARGEFSIVIAGLALASGAVSQELAAVATAYVLVMAVVGPLAARYVEPLAEILLRPEEAVTKA comes from the coding sequence ATGGACACGCTAGCCCTGAGCCTCATTGAACTGGGCGCCGTTGTGTTCTGCCTCGGCCTCCTGGCCAAACTTGCCGGACAAATCGGGGTGTCACCTATCCCGCTCTACCTTTTGGGCGGGCTCGCCTTTGGCACGGGCGGGATCATCGAGCTTGAAGGCATGAAGGAGTTCGCGCACCTCGCCGGGGAGATCGGTGTCATCCTGCTCTTGCTGATGCTTGGCCTGGAATACACGGCGTCCGAGCTCTTCACCGGGCTGCGGAGATCGTGGCAGGGCGGCATCCTCGACCTGGTCCTGAACTTCCTGCCCGGGGCGGGACTCGCCCTTTTCCTTGGATGGGGAGCCGTGGGTGCCATGGTGATGGGCGGCGTCACATATATTTCCTCGTCGGGGATCGCGGCGAAGGTGATCAGTGACCTGGGCTGGCTGGGCAACCGCGAAACCCGTGTGGTGATCTCCATCCTGGTGTTCGAGGACCTGACCATGGCCGTGTATCTTCCCGTCCTCACCACGGTTATTTCCGGTGTCAGTTTCCTCGCCGGGCTCACAACATTGGGCATCGCGCTGGCTGTAGTAAGCGTTGTCCTCGTGGTTGCACTGCGTCACGGACACCATGTCTCCAAGGCCGTTCACAGCGAAAATTCAGAGGTGTTCCTCCTAAAGGTCCTGGGCGCGGCCCTGCTGGTGGCCGGCATGGCATCAGCCATGCAGGTGTCCGCGGCAGTGGGCGCCTTTTTGCTCGGCATCGCAATCTCCGGCGGCACATCGCACAATGCCAAGCTGGTCCTGACGCCACTGCGGGACCTTTTTGCCGCGATCTTCTTCGTGGCGTTCGGACTGAACACCGATCCTGCGTCCATTCCGCCCGTGCTTGGCTGGGCTCTCGTGCTCGCCCTGATCACCGCAGCCAGCAAGATGGCCACCGGCGTCTGGGCGGCGAAGCAAGCGGGTATTGCCAGGCCTGGCCGCCTTAGGGCCGGAACGGCGCTGATAGCCCGCGGGGAATTCTCGATCGTCATCGCCGGGCTGGCACTCGCTTCCGGTGCCGTTAGCCAGGAACTCGCGGCCGTGGCTACGGCCTACGTGCTCGTCATGGCCGTTGTGGGCCCGCTGGCTGCACGCTACGTCGAACCATTGGCGGAAATCCTGCTGCGCCCAGAGGAGGCCGTTACGAAAGCATGA
- a CDS encoding APC family permease yields MAIALGVPLLILPSLGYLPMYVSAAAILIWGISVIQGFLQNAAYAEMATTFPKASGLPGFAQLVFRSENYKGKYDKGKLIGGFTAWSYWFGWNPILAIFAILVGGYLHGLFPALGQTFTEYQLALIAGVVIFGGLFVVNWFGLKDGAILGYILAAISLVPLVVLAVAPFATGHVEMANITGNWWPTDWAWDLHHVLMLFGIFAIAQWSACAWETAAIYGPEYKNPAKDVPKALLACGLICLVLYVLLQTAVIGVLGVEGVQAEAVSPLIPVAQATFGEAGSIITIIMLVAAMILIIQTAYLGSSRAMHSMSTEGNLPKFIGKTNRQGTPFIAMLIIGAFNLVLISMGNAAAILAASAIGYTLANGISLFAYVKARKHPAFANLERPFKAPKGWKHVALTFGLFNVPLCVVGVVYLNSLEIGWTSTWVGFLVLALYLPIWLYSQHESRRASSKAAAAHVPDYDAPDPEKVLDPTP; encoded by the coding sequence TCAGGGCTTCCTGCAGAATGCTGCGTACGCAGAAATGGCCACCACCTTTCCCAAGGCCTCCGGTCTGCCAGGCTTTGCGCAGCTTGTATTTCGCAGCGAGAACTACAAGGGCAAGTACGACAAGGGCAAACTGATCGGCGGCTTCACTGCCTGGAGCTACTGGTTTGGCTGGAACCCGATTCTGGCGATCTTCGCCATCCTGGTCGGCGGTTACCTGCACGGGCTGTTCCCGGCACTGGGGCAGACCTTTACCGAATACCAGCTCGCACTGATTGCAGGCGTCGTGATTTTCGGCGGGCTGTTTGTGGTGAACTGGTTCGGCCTCAAAGATGGCGCCATCCTCGGTTACATCCTGGCAGCCATCTCCCTGGTACCCCTGGTCGTCCTGGCGGTAGCACCTTTTGCTACCGGACACGTTGAAATGGCCAACATCACCGGCAACTGGTGGCCAACTGACTGGGCTTGGGACCTGCATCATGTCCTGATGCTCTTTGGCATCTTTGCGATCGCCCAGTGGAGCGCCTGTGCCTGGGAAACGGCGGCAATCTACGGCCCCGAATACAAGAACCCCGCGAAGGACGTCCCCAAGGCCCTGCTTGCCTGCGGCCTCATCTGCCTGGTCCTGTATGTGCTGCTGCAAACGGCAGTCATCGGCGTACTCGGTGTTGAGGGTGTACAGGCCGAAGCGGTGTCGCCCCTAATTCCGGTCGCCCAGGCTACCTTCGGCGAGGCCGGCTCAATCATCACGATCATCATGCTGGTCGCCGCCATGATCCTGATCATCCAAACGGCATACCTGGGTTCTTCCCGGGCCATGCACTCCATGTCGACCGAAGGAAACCTTCCCAAGTTCATCGGCAAAACAAACCGCCAGGGAACTCCCTTTATTGCCATGCTGATCATTGGCGCCTTCAACCTGGTGCTGATTTCCATGGGAAACGCCGCCGCAATCCTTGCAGCCTCCGCCATTGGTTACACCCTGGCCAACGGCATCAGCCTGTTTGCCTACGTCAAAGCCAGGAAGCACCCGGCCTTCGCCAACCTGGAACGGCCGTTCAAGGCACCCAAGGGCTGGAAGCATGTAGCCCTGACCTTCGGCCTGTTCAACGTGCCGCTGTGCGTGGTCGGCGTGGTCTACCTGAACAGCCTGGAGATCGGCTGGACCTCAACCTGGGTCGGCTTCCTCGTATTGGCGCTTTACCTGCCCATCTGGCTGTACTCCCAGCATGAGTCCCGCCGCGCGAGCAGCAAGGCAGCCGCCGCCCACGTTCCGGACTACGATGCCCCGGATCCCGAAAAGGTTCTGGATCCGACTCCGTGA